The following coding sequences lie in one Arachis hypogaea cultivar Tifrunner chromosome 4, arahy.Tifrunner.gnm2.J5K5, whole genome shotgun sequence genomic window:
- the LOC112796022 gene encoding NADH-ubiquinone oxidoreductase 20.9 kDa subunit produces the protein MNTDITASTKPEYPVIDRNPPFTKVVGNFSTLDYLRFSTLTGISVTVGYLSGIKPGIKGPSMVTGGLIGLMGGFMYAYQNSAGRLMGFFPNDDEVARYKKK, from the exons ATGAACACAGACATCACAGCATCGACGAAGCCAGAGTACCCTGTAATTGATCGCAACCCTCCCTTCACCAAAGTCGTAGGCAACTTCAGCACCCTCGATTATCTCCGATTCTCCACCCTCACCGGCATTTCGGTCACCGTCGGTTACCTCTCCG GGATTAAGCCTGGAATCAAGGGACCTTCCATGGTGACTGGGGGACTCATTGGGCTCATGGGCGGTTTCATGTACGCTTACCAGAACTCAGCGGGTAGACTCATGGGTTTCTTCCCCAACGACGATGAGGTAGCTCGCTACAAGAAGaaataa
- the LOC112794553 gene encoding FAS1 domain-containing protein SELMODRAFT_448915-like: protein MLVLVTGYAESQPIFHPFNHTDLQAAISDMRTKSYYGFAMLLQMLNGTSQPSSSLTFLMPDDRELSTSAIAADEIEDFLLSHAIPMPLYFNDLSHFPTGTLVPSGISTKMIRIHNRGRGDFFVNNAQIVSANVCLGSVIKCHGIDAIIEYDA from the coding sequence ATGCTTGTTCTTGTAACTGGCTATGCAGAATCACAgccaatttttcacccttttaACCACACTGATTTACAAGCAGCAATATCTGACATGAGAACAAAATCTTACTATGGATTTGCAATGCTATTGCAAATGCTAAATGGAACATCACAACCAAGTAGCTCCTTAACATTCTTGATGCCAGATGATAGGGAACTATCAACATCAGCCATTGCTGCTGATGAAATTGAAGATTTCTTGCTAAGCCATGCAATTCCAATGCCACTCTACTTCAATGATTTATCTCATTTCCCAACTGGGACCCTTGTTCCCTCAGGCATAAGCACCAAAATGATTAGGATCCATAACCGTGGAAGGGGTGATTTCTTTGTTAATAATGCTCAGATTGTTTCTGCTAATGTTTGCTTGGGCTCTGTCATCAAGTGCCATGGCATTGATGCAATTATTGAATATGATGCTTGA